In Vibrio gangliei, a single window of DNA contains:
- a CDS encoding hydrogen peroxide-inducible genes activator has translation MTKWPSLKQLHYLITLYETRHFSEAAERCFVSQSTLSKGIQNLESLIGCPLYEKKDKKSPLVFTLAGKQVVKQGRELLAKSQDLLELGSLCQGNTMQGQLRLGCIPTIAPFLLGDLVQEVNTRFPQLTLLLREDTTTNLLKALRHGDLDVLILAMPVNIGEMECRIVGQDPFRMIIGREQAQAIKNPIHYDDLPDESVFLLENEHCLTEHAVSACKLTKKEKINPFSATSLHTLVQMVANGLGTTFIPQIAIDHGLIDKQNIVVMDPPGQNAHRNIGVIWRPSSNRITTFNSLADVVEGLL, from the coding sequence ATGACTAAATGGCCCAGCTTAAAACAACTCCATTATTTAATTACCCTGTATGAAACTCGTCATTTTAGTGAGGCGGCAGAGCGTTGTTTTGTTAGCCAATCGACGTTAAGTAAGGGGATTCAAAACCTTGAGTCTCTCATTGGTTGTCCTTTGTATGAAAAAAAAGACAAGAAAAGCCCGCTAGTTTTCACTTTAGCTGGCAAACAGGTGGTTAAGCAAGGGCGTGAATTACTCGCCAAGAGCCAAGATTTACTTGAATTAGGGTCACTATGCCAAGGCAATACGATGCAAGGGCAACTTAGGCTTGGCTGCATTCCAACCATTGCGCCTTTTTTACTCGGTGATTTGGTTCAGGAAGTCAATACGCGTTTTCCTCAATTGACATTGTTATTACGGGAAGACACCACCACAAATTTATTGAAAGCACTGCGTCATGGAGACTTAGATGTGCTGATCTTAGCGATGCCTGTTAATATTGGTGAAATGGAGTGCCGAATTGTTGGGCAAGATCCGTTTCGAATGATCATAGGAAGAGAGCAGGCACAGGCAATAAAAAATCCCATTCATTATGATGACTTGCCGGATGAGTCTGTTTTTTTGCTCGAAAATGAACATTGCTTAACCGAGCATGCCGTTTCCGCTTGTAAACTCACCAAAAAAGAGAAAATCAATCCATTTTCTGCCACCAGTCTGCACACTTTAGTACAAATGGTTGCCAATGGTTTAGGGACTACTTTTATTCCTCAAATTGCCATTGACCATGGTTTAATTGATAAGCAAAACATCGTTGTGATGGATCCTCCCGGTCAAAATGCGCATCGAAATATTGGTGTGATTTGGCGACCAAGCTCAAATCGAATTACGACATTCAATTCCTTAGCCGATGTGGTGGAAGGTTTACTTTGA
- the queA gene encoding tRNA preQ1(34) S-adenosylmethionine ribosyltransferase-isomerase QueA: MQVSDFDFELPDELIARYPQPERTASRLLQLNGNTGELIDGKFTDVLDLIQPGDLVVFNNTRVIPARVFGRKESGGKIEVLVERVIDEHSILAHVRASKSPKPGNTLFLGDNDEIKAQMVARHDALFEIRFDDDMGVFDILNQIGHMPLPPYIDRPDEDADKERYQTVYNEKPGAVAAPTAGLHFDNELLDKIKAKGVEFAYVTLHVGAGTFQPVRVDDIQEHHMHSEYVEVPQEVVDAIAATKARGGRIVAVGTTSVRSLESAAQDAKQKGTELAPFFGDTEIFIYPGYEYQLVDVLITNFHLPESTLIMLVSAFAGYEHVMNAYQHAVEQQYRFFSYGDAMFVTKRDS, from the coding sequence ATGCAAGTATCTGATTTTGATTTTGAACTTCCTGATGAGCTGATTGCTCGTTACCCTCAACCAGAGCGTACTGCGAGTCGTTTATTACAATTAAACGGCAATACTGGTGAACTTATCGATGGCAAATTTACTGATGTGTTGGATCTGATTCAGCCGGGTGATTTGGTCGTTTTCAATAATACACGTGTGATACCTGCTCGAGTATTCGGTCGCAAAGAATCAGGCGGTAAAATCGAAGTGTTAGTTGAGCGTGTGATTGATGAGCATTCTATTCTGGCTCATGTGCGTGCATCTAAATCGCCAAAACCAGGCAATACTTTATTCTTAGGTGATAACGACGAAATCAAAGCGCAAATGGTCGCGCGTCACGATGCGTTATTTGAAATCCGTTTTGACGATGACATGGGCGTATTTGATATTTTAAATCAGATAGGCCACATGCCTTTACCGCCGTATATTGATCGCCCAGACGAAGATGCGGATAAAGAACGTTACCAAACGGTTTATAATGAAAAGCCAGGGGCAGTAGCTGCACCAACTGCTGGTTTGCATTTTGATAATGAACTTTTAGACAAGATTAAGGCCAAAGGTGTCGAATTTGCTTACGTGACCTTGCACGTAGGGGCGGGCACATTCCAACCGGTTCGTGTGGATGATATTCAAGAACATCACATGCATTCAGAATACGTGGAAGTGCCACAAGAAGTGGTGGATGCGATTGCAGCAACCAAAGCTCGCGGTGGCCGTATTGTTGCCGTCGGTACGACGTCGGTTCGTTCACTTGAAAGTGCTGCGCAAGATGCGAAACAAAAAGGTACGGAACTGGCACCGTTTTTTGGCGACACTGAGATTTTTATCTACCCAGGCTATGAATATCAGCTGGTGGATGTACTCATTACCAATTTCCACTTACCAGAATCGACCTTGATTATGTTGGTGAGTGCGTTTGCCGGTTACGAGCATGTAATGAATGCTTATCAGCATGCTGTAGAACAACAATATCGCTTCTTTAGCTATGGTGATGCGATGTTTGTGACAAAACGAGACTCGTAA
- the tgt gene encoding tRNA guanosine(34) transglycosylase Tgt, with protein sequence MKYELIKKDGVARRGRLTFKRGSVETPAFMPVGTYGTVKGMTPEEVKDTGAEILLGNTFHLWLRPGQEIMKLHGDLHDFMNWQGPILTDSGGFQVFSLGDIRKITEEGVHFRNPVNGDKIFMDAEKSMEIQRDLGSDIVMIFDECTPYPATHEEARKSMEMSLRWAKRSRDHFDKLENPNALFGIVQGSVYGDLRDVSVKGLTEIGFDGYAVGGLAVGEPKEDMHHMLEHTCPQLPEDKPRYLMGVGKPEDLVEGVRRGIDMFDCVMPTRNARNGHLFVTGGVVKIRNASHKTDTSALDPECDCYTCKNYSKSYLHHLDRCNEILGARLNTIHNLRYYQRLMASIRQAIDEDRFDAFVKEFYERRGREVPPLQKEVRMSDSSQ encoded by the coding sequence GTGAAATACGAACTAATTAAAAAAGACGGCGTAGCTCGTCGCGGACGCTTAACCTTTAAGCGTGGCTCAGTTGAAACACCAGCGTTTATGCCTGTTGGTACTTACGGTACGGTAAAAGGTATGACGCCAGAAGAAGTGAAAGACACGGGCGCAGAAATCCTTTTAGGTAACACATTCCATTTATGGTTACGTCCTGGCCAAGAAATCATGAAGTTGCATGGTGATTTGCATGATTTCATGAACTGGCAAGGGCCAATTTTGACCGATTCAGGTGGCTTCCAAGTATTCAGCCTAGGTGATATTCGTAAAATCACCGAAGAAGGCGTACATTTCCGTAACCCAGTGAATGGCGACAAAATTTTCATGGACGCGGAAAAGTCGATGGAAATTCAACGCGATTTAGGCTCAGACATTGTCATGATTTTCGATGAATGTACGCCGTACCCGGCAACACATGAAGAAGCGCGTAAATCGATGGAAATGTCATTGCGTTGGGCCAAACGCAGCCGTGATCATTTCGACAAGTTAGAAAACCCAAATGCGCTGTTTGGTATTGTTCAAGGTAGTGTCTATGGTGATTTACGTGATGTGTCCGTTAAAGGCCTAACTGAGATTGGTTTTGACGGTTACGCGGTGGGGGGCCTTGCCGTTGGTGAGCCAAAAGAAGACATGCACCATATGCTTGAGCACACCTGTCCACAGCTACCAGAAGACAAACCTCGTTACTTAATGGGGGTTGGCAAACCTGAAGATTTAGTTGAAGGTGTACGCCGCGGTATTGATATGTTCGACTGTGTGATGCCAACACGAAATGCACGTAACGGCCATTTATTTGTCACTGGCGGTGTCGTGAAAATTCGTAATGCTTCGCATAAAACCGACACGTCAGCCTTAGATCCAGAGTGCGATTGTTACACTTGTAAGAATTATTCTAAGTCGTACCTGCACCATTTGGATCGTTGTAATGAGATTTTAGGCGCTCGTCTAAATACCATTCATAACCTTCGTTATTATCAACGTTTGATGGCAAGTATCCGTCAGGCGATTGATGAAGATCGTTTTGATGCATTCGTAAAAGAATTCTACGAGCGTCGCGGTCGTGAAGTGCCACCGTTGCAAAAAGAAGTGCGAATGAGTGATTCATCACAATAA
- the yajC gene encoding preprotein translocase subunit YajC encodes MSLFISEAHAAGAGAPAGGGMEMFIMLGMFALIFYFMIYRPQAKRVKEHKNLMASMSKGDEVLTGGGLVGKIVKISDDNDYILLALNEANEVTIKKDFVTAVLPKGTLKSL; translated from the coding sequence ATGAGCTTATTTATCTCTGAAGCACATGCTGCTGGCGCTGGTGCACCTGCTGGTGGTGGTATGGAAATGTTCATCATGCTTGGTATGTTCGCGTTGATCTTCTACTTCATGATCTACCGTCCACAAGCAAAACGTGTAAAAGAGCATAAAAACCTAATGGCTTCTATGTCTAAAGGTGATGAAGTATTAACGGGTGGTGGCTTAGTCGGCAAAATCGTTAAAATTTCTGACGACAACGACTACATCCTATTAGCTTTGAATGAAGCAAATGAAGTAACAATCAAAAAAGATTTCGTTACGGCAGTGTTACCAAAAGGTACGCTTAAATCTCTATAA
- the secD gene encoding protein translocase subunit SecD, with translation MLNRYPLWKYLMVAAVILISALYALPNLYGEDPAVQVTGARGASVDMSTMDTLNTVLKEKNIETKSVALENGSVLIRFKDTDTQISARDLINQSMGRDYVVALNLAPATPNWLNAIGATPMKLGLDLRGGVHFLMEVDMDAAMEKLIGQQEESFRSDLRDERIRYRAIRPSGKDAVEIVLRNEDQLQQAEKVLSDKHRDMVFTEGKNNALIAKFNEARLLEIRNYAVEQNITILRNRVNELGVAEPLVQRQGASRIVVELPGVQDTARAKEILGATATLEFREVDDKADLAAAAAGRVPPGSEVKFDKDGRPAVLKKRVILGGSSITDASSSTDEYGRPQVNISLDSEGGNKMADFSKKNIGKLMATVFTEYKDSGKRTPEGKVILAKHEEVINQATIQSALGRSFRITGIDSPAEAHNLALLLRAGALIAPISIVEERTIGPSMGQQNIDKGMQACIWGMVAVMLFTLIYYRRFGLIANMALMANLVLIIGVMSLIPGATMTLPGIAGIVLTVGMAVDANVLIFERIREELKEGRSPQQAIHQGYANAFSTIADANITTLITAIILFAVGTGAIKGFAVTLSIGILTSMFTAIIGTRCVVNLMYGGKRNIKKLSI, from the coding sequence GTGTTAAACCGTTACCCATTATGGAAGTATCTGATGGTGGCTGCTGTCATCTTAATCAGTGCGCTATATGCGCTTCCAAATTTATACGGTGAAGATCCTGCGGTACAAGTCACTGGGGCACGTGGTGCCTCGGTTGACATGTCTACCATGGATACTTTGAATACCGTACTCAAAGAAAAAAATATTGAAACGAAATCTGTTGCTTTGGAAAACGGTTCGGTTCTTATTCGTTTTAAAGATACTGATACTCAAATCAGTGCTCGTGACCTAATCAACCAGTCAATGGGACGTGATTATGTTGTCGCGCTAAACCTTGCCCCTGCTACACCAAATTGGCTTAATGCAATCGGTGCAACTCCAATGAAACTTGGCCTTGATTTACGTGGTGGTGTTCACTTCTTGATGGAAGTGGATATGGACGCTGCAATGGAAAAACTGATCGGCCAACAAGAAGAATCATTCCGTAGCGATCTTCGTGATGAGCGTATTCGTTACCGTGCTATTCGTCCTTCAGGCAAAGATGCGGTTGAAATCGTACTTCGAAATGAAGACCAACTTCAACAAGCTGAGAAAGTGTTGTCAGACAAACATCGTGACATGGTGTTTACCGAAGGTAAGAACAACGCTTTGATTGCCAAATTTAATGAAGCACGTTTACTTGAAATCCGTAACTATGCGGTAGAGCAAAACATTACTATTTTACGTAACCGTGTTAACGAATTAGGTGTGGCAGAACCATTAGTTCAACGTCAAGGTGCGAGTCGCATCGTAGTTGAATTACCGGGTGTTCAAGACACCGCACGTGCGAAAGAAATTTTGGGCGCTACAGCAACCCTTGAATTCCGTGAAGTGGATGATAAAGCGGATTTAGCTGCTGCAGCGGCTGGACGTGTTCCACCGGGTAGTGAAGTGAAGTTCGACAAAGATGGTCGACCAGCAGTGCTGAAAAAACGCGTCATTCTTGGCGGTTCAAGCATTACTGATGCAAGTTCAAGTACCGATGAATACGGCCGTCCACAAGTTAACATCTCACTGGATAGTGAAGGTGGTAACAAAATGGCAGACTTCTCTAAAAAGAACATTGGCAAGCTAATGGCGACCGTGTTTACCGAGTACAAAGACAGCGGTAAGCGCACCCCTGAAGGCAAAGTAATCTTGGCGAAACACGAAGAAGTGATTAACCAAGCGACGATTCAATCGGCACTTGGCCGTAGTTTCCGTATTACTGGTATCGACTCTCCTGCTGAAGCGCATAACTTAGCGTTGCTATTACGCGCGGGTGCTTTGATTGCACCAATTTCAATTGTAGAAGAGCGTACTATCGGTCCTTCAATGGGGCAGCAAAATATCGACAAAGGTATGCAAGCGTGTATCTGGGGTATGGTAGCGGTAATGCTATTTACTCTGATCTACTACCGTCGTTTTGGTCTGATTGCCAACATGGCATTGATGGCAAACTTAGTATTGATCATTGGTGTGATGTCTCTAATTCCTGGTGCAACCATGACCTTACCGGGTATTGCCGGTATCGTATTGACAGTGGGGATGGCGGTCGACGCCAACGTGTTGATATTTGAGCGTATACGTGAAGAGCTAAAAGAAGGCCGTAGCCCTCAACAAGCGATTCACCAAGGTTACGCTAATGCCTTTAGTACCATTGCCGATGCCAACATCACGACCTTAATCACCGCGATCATCTTGTTTGCTGTGGGTACAGGTGCGATTAAAGGCTTCGCGGTTACGCTATCTATCGGTATTTTAACGTCTATGTTTACAGCCATCATTGGTACCCGTTGTGTGGTGAACCTAATGTACGGCGGTAAGCGTAATATCAAGAAATTGTCGATCTAA
- the secF gene encoding protein translocase subunit SecF — protein MFQLLKADKAIDFMHWSKFAFVLSGLMIAASLFSISTKWFNWGLDFTGGTLIEVSFEHPANLPVLREALAKDGFADATVQNFGSAQDVMVRMRPREDAKGEVIGNQVLQSLKQASGDQVQLKRIEFVGPNVGGELAEAGGLAILISLLCILMYVSMRFEWRLSAGAVLSLAHDVTITLGIFSFLQIEIDLTIVAALLTVVGYSLNDTIVVFDRIRENFRKMRNGTPSGIMNNSITQTLSRTLITSGTTLFVVIALFTQGGANIHGFALALLLGITVGTYSSIYVASALALRLGLNREHLMPTQVEKEGADQEDMLP, from the coding sequence ATGTTTCAATTATTGAAAGCAGACAAAGCGATCGACTTTATGCATTGGTCAAAGTTTGCCTTCGTACTTTCTGGTCTTATGATTGCCGCGTCTTTGTTCTCTATTTCTACCAAATGGTTTAACTGGGGCTTAGACTTTACTGGCGGTACCTTAATTGAAGTATCGTTTGAGCATCCTGCGAATTTGCCTGTACTGCGTGAAGCATTGGCGAAAGATGGATTTGCAGATGCAACAGTACAGAATTTTGGTTCTGCGCAAGATGTGATGGTTCGCATGCGTCCTCGCGAAGATGCGAAAGGTGAAGTGATTGGTAACCAAGTTCTTCAATCTTTAAAGCAAGCCTCTGGCGATCAAGTTCAACTAAAACGTATTGAATTTGTTGGTCCTAATGTGGGGGGCGAGCTGGCTGAAGCGGGTGGTCTTGCGATTCTAATCTCGCTATTGTGTATCTTGATGTATGTCTCTATGCGTTTTGAATGGCGTCTTTCTGCTGGTGCGGTATTATCATTGGCGCACGATGTGACCATTACACTAGGCATCTTCTCGTTCTTACAAATTGAGATTGATCTTACTATCGTGGCGGCATTGCTGACGGTGGTGGGGTACTCATTGAACGATACCATTGTTGTATTTGACCGTATTCGTGAAAACTTCCGCAAGATGCGTAATGGCACGCCAAGCGGTATCATGAACAACTCAATTACTCAAACATTAAGCCGTACCTTGATTACTTCTGGTACAACGCTGTTTGTGGTTATTGCCTTGTTTACTCAAGGTGGGGCTAACATTCACGGCTTTGCATTAGCGTTACTGCTAGGTATCACGGTAGGTACTTACTCTTCAATTTATGTGGCTTCAGCATTGGCACTACGCCTTGGCTTGAACCGTGAGCACTTGATGCCAACACAAGTTGAAAAAGAAGGTGCAGATCAAGAAGATATGTTGCCATAA
- the suhB gene encoding inositol-1-monophosphatase, which translates to MHPMLNIAIRAARVAGNHIAKSLENTDKIESTQKGQNDFVTNIDKEAELLIIDTIKKSYPDHCIVGEEGGAVDGKDTDVQWIIDPLDGTTNFMKGFPHFSVSIAVRMRGKTEVACVYDPIRNELFTAQRGSGAQLNNARLRVNPIKDLNGAILATGFPFKQKQHSESYIKIVGGLFTECADFRRSGSAALDLCYLAAGRVDGYFELGLKPWDIAAGELIAREAGAILTDFAGGTNYLASGNIVGSSARGVKSILKHVREHANEGMMK; encoded by the coding sequence ATGCATCCTATGCTAAATATCGCTATTCGTGCTGCACGTGTAGCTGGCAACCATATTGCAAAATCATTAGAAAACACTGACAAGATTGAATCTACTCAAAAAGGTCAGAACGACTTTGTCACTAACATCGACAAAGAAGCAGAATTACTGATTATCGATACCATCAAAAAGTCTTACCCTGACCACTGCATCGTTGGTGAAGAAGGTGGCGCAGTTGACGGTAAAGATACTGACGTACAATGGATCATTGACCCACTGGATGGCACGACTAACTTCATGAAAGGCTTCCCTCATTTTTCTGTTTCTATCGCGGTTCGTATGCGCGGTAAAACTGAGGTAGCTTGTGTTTACGACCCAATCCGTAACGAACTCTTCACTGCACAACGTGGTTCTGGCGCACAGCTGAACAACGCTCGTCTACGTGTAAACCCAATTAAAGATTTGAATGGTGCAATTTTAGCGACTGGCTTCCCGTTCAAGCAAAAACAACACTCTGAAAGCTACATCAAAATTGTCGGTGGTTTATTCACTGAGTGTGCTGACTTCCGTCGCAGCGGCTCTGCAGCTCTTGATCTATGTTACCTAGCCGCTGGCCGTGTTGATGGTTACTTCGAACTTGGTCTAAAACCTTGGGATATCGCAGCGGGTGAATTGATCGCTCGTGAAGCTGGCGCTATCCTAACTGACTTTGCAGGCGGTACGAACTACCTAGCGTCTGGTAACATCGTGGGTTCAAGTGCACGTGGTGTTAAGAGCATTCTTAAGCACGTTCGTGAACACGCAAACGAAGGCATGATGAAGTAA
- the trmJ gene encoding tRNA (cytosine(32)/uridine(32)-2'-O)-methyltransferase TrmJ has translation MLDNIKVILVGTSHSGNIGSAARAMKVMGLTELVLVSPQCEVDEQTLSLASGAGDVAQNALIVDNLDDAISDCVLVVGSSARSRTLEWPMLEPRECGRKFIQQAEQGKVALVFGRERTGLTNEELQKCHYHVCIPANPEYSSLNLAMAVQTLGYEIRMAWLEKQAAQYPEVQPEEYPRHKELELFYQHLENVILKTQFISKDKPNLVMNKLRRLFSRARPEVQELNMLRGILTSVEKSLNDKKAD, from the coding sequence ATGTTAGACAATATCAAAGTAATTCTCGTTGGTACCTCTCACTCAGGCAATATAGGCTCGGCAGCAAGAGCAATGAAAGTTATGGGATTAACAGAATTAGTCTTGGTTTCTCCGCAATGTGAAGTGGATGAACAAACCCTATCTCTGGCTTCAGGGGCTGGAGATGTTGCGCAAAATGCCTTGATTGTCGATAACCTAGATGATGCTATTTCTGATTGCGTATTAGTTGTTGGATCCAGTGCTCGTTCGCGAACGCTTGAATGGCCAATGCTAGAGCCACGCGAATGTGGCCGCAAATTTATTCAACAAGCAGAGCAAGGAAAAGTGGCATTAGTGTTTGGCCGAGAAAGAACCGGTCTCACTAATGAAGAACTACAAAAGTGCCATTATCACGTCTGTATTCCTGCGAACCCTGAATACAGCTCGCTTAATTTAGCCATGGCTGTACAAACGCTAGGTTATGAGATTCGTATGGCATGGTTAGAAAAACAAGCTGCTCAGTATCCTGAAGTGCAACCGGAAGAGTACCCAAGACACAAAGAATTGGAATTATTCTACCAACACCTTGAAAACGTCATTCTAAAGACCCAGTTTATCTCTAAAGATAAGCCCAATTTGGTGATGAATAAATTACGCCGCCTGTTCAGTCGAGCTCGACCAGAAGTACAGGAATTAAATATGTTGCGCGGTATTTTGACCTCTGTTGAAAAGTCTCTGAACGATAAAAAAGCGGATTGA
- the iscR gene encoding Fe-S cluster assembly transcriptional regulator IscR yields the protein MRLTSKGRYAVTAMLDVALHSNQGPVPLADISERQGISLSYLEQLFSRLRKAGLVASVRGPGGGYRLGIDANEIAVGTVIAAVDESVDATKCQGKGDCQGGVRCLTHTLWHDLSARISEFLDGITLGELMLNNDVLDISERQNIELVVNNSFGNHNYASDNKDKADTVSMNARS from the coding sequence ATGAGACTGACATCAAAAGGAAGATATGCGGTAACAGCAATGTTGGATGTGGCTTTACATTCCAATCAAGGACCTGTTCCGCTAGCCGATATTTCTGAACGCCAAGGGATTTCATTATCTTACTTGGAACAACTTTTTTCACGACTACGTAAAGCCGGATTAGTGGCAAGTGTACGTGGTCCTGGCGGTGGCTACCGTCTTGGTATTGATGCCAATGAAATCGCAGTAGGCACAGTGATTGCTGCTGTTGATGAATCGGTCGATGCCACTAAATGTCAAGGTAAAGGTGATTGCCAAGGCGGCGTACGCTGCTTGACGCATACACTGTGGCATGATTTAAGCGCTCGTATTAGCGAGTTCCTCGATGGAATTACGCTTGGAGAACTGATGTTAAATAACGATGTTCTCGATATTTCTGAGCGTCAGAATATTGAACTAGTAGTGAATAACAGCTTTGGTAATCATAATTATGCTTCTGATAATAAAGACAAAGCTGACACTGTTAGTATGAATGCTCGCTCTTAA
- a CDS encoding IscS subfamily cysteine desulfurase, with translation MKLPIYFDYSATCPVDPRVAEKMVQFMTMDGTFGNPASRSHRFGWQAEEAVDHAREQIADLLNADPREIVFTSGATESDNLAIKGVAHFYGKQGKHIITCKTEHKAVLDPCRQLEREGYEVTYLEPESNGLIDLEKFKAALREDTVLVSIMHVNNEIGVIQDIAAIGELCRANKTVFHVDAAQSAGKLPIDTQALKVDLISLSAHKIYGPKGIGALYVRRKPRIRLEAQMHGGGHERGFRSGTLATHQIVGMGEAFAIAKQDMQKDYDHALMLRNRLLDGIKDMEAVTINGDLEQRLPNNLNVSFAFVEGESLLMALKDLAVSSGSACTSASLEPSYVLRALGLDDELAHSSIRFSFGRFTTEEEVDYAVEQIRVAVDKLRDMSPLWDMFKEGIDLNTVEWAHH, from the coding sequence ATGAAACTGCCTATTTATTTTGACTATTCAGCTACCTGCCCGGTTGATCCGCGTGTTGCTGAAAAAATGGTTCAATTTATGACGATGGACGGCACCTTTGGTAACCCAGCGTCACGTTCACACCGTTTTGGTTGGCAGGCAGAAGAGGCTGTTGATCACGCTCGTGAACAAATTGCAGATCTTCTTAATGCCGATCCTCGTGAAATCGTATTTACTTCAGGTGCAACTGAATCTGATAACCTTGCTATTAAAGGTGTGGCACACTTCTACGGTAAACAAGGTAAGCACATTATTACCTGTAAAACTGAGCACAAAGCCGTACTGGATCCATGCCGTCAATTAGAGCGTGAAGGTTACGAAGTGACTTATCTTGAGCCTGAAAGCAATGGTTTGATTGACCTTGAAAAGTTCAAGGCAGCTTTACGTGAAGACACGGTATTGGTGTCGATCATGCACGTAAATAACGAAATCGGTGTGATTCAAGATATTGCCGCTATTGGTGAGCTTTGCCGTGCAAACAAAACGGTTTTCCATGTCGATGCTGCTCAATCAGCCGGTAAACTACCGATTGATACTCAAGCATTAAAAGTCGATTTGATTTCACTTTCTGCGCATAAAATTTATGGTCCAAAAGGTATCGGTGCTCTGTATGTCCGCCGTAAACCTCGCATTCGTTTAGAAGCGCAAATGCACGGTGGCGGCCATGAGCGTGGTTTCCGTTCAGGTACTCTAGCGACTCACCAAATCGTGGGTATGGGTGAAGCGTTTGCAATTGCTAAGCAAGATATGCAAAAAGATTATGATCACGCATTAATGCTTCGTAACCGTCTATTAGATGGTATCAAAGACATGGAAGCGGTGACGATCAACGGCGATCTTGAGCAACGTTTACCAAATAATCTAAATGTCAGCTTCGCTTTCGTTGAAGGTGAATCGTTATTGATGGCATTAAAAGATTTAGCGGTTTCTTCTGGCTCTGCATGTACATCAGCAAGCCTTGAACCATCTTACGTATTACGTGCATTAGGATTAGACGACGAATTAGCCCACAGCTCAATTCGTTTCTCATTCGGCCGTTTTACAACCGAAGAAGAAGTGGATTATGCCGTTGAGCAAATCCGCGTCGCAGTAGATAAGCTACGTGACATGTCACCACTGTGGGACATGTTCAAAGAAGGGATTGATTTGAACACCGTTGAGTGGGCACATCACTAA
- the iscU gene encoding Fe-S cluster assembly scaffold IscU codes for MAYSEKVIDHYENPRNVGSFDKEDPSIGSGMVGAPACGDVMKLQIKVSSEGIIEDAKFKTYGCGSAIASSSLVTEWVKGKSLDEAASIKNSQIAEELALPPVKVHCSILAEDAIKAAVSDYKKKHQQ; via the coding sequence ATGGCATATAGCGAAAAAGTAATTGACCACTATGAGAACCCACGTAATGTAGGTTCTTTCGACAAAGAAGATCCAAGTATCGGTAGTGGTATGGTCGGCGCACCTGCGTGTGGTGACGTAATGAAATTGCAAATCAAAGTGTCTTCAGAAGGCATTATTGAAGATGCAAAATTCAAAACTTACGGTTGTGGTTCTGCGATTGCATCAAGCTCACTGGTTACTGAGTGGGTAAAAGGTAAGAGCCTAGACGAAGCTGCTTCAATCAAAAACTCTCAAATTGCTGAAGAGTTAGCGCTTCCACCGGTTAAAGTTCACTGTTCAATTCTTGCGGAAGACGCAATTAAAGCAGCAGTGTCTGACTACAAGAAAAAACATCAACAATAA
- the iscA gene encoding iron-sulfur cluster assembly protein IscA yields MAITMTDAAASRVRTFLENRGKGIGLRLGVRTTGCSGMAYVLEFVDQLNEEDQIFEHDGVKVIIDPKSLVYLDGTELDFAKEGLNEGFKFNNPNVKGECGCGESFNV; encoded by the coding sequence ATGGCCATCACCATGACAGACGCGGCAGCAAGTCGCGTGAGAACATTCTTAGAAAACCGAGGCAAAGGCATTGGCTTGCGCTTAGGGGTAAGAACGACCGGTTGTTCGGGTATGGCGTATGTACTTGAGTTTGTAGATCAATTAAATGAAGAAGATCAGATTTTTGAGCATGATGGCGTAAAAGTCATCATTGATCCAAAAAGTTTAGTTTATCTTGATGGTACGGAACTCGATTTCGCCAAAGAAGGGCTAAACGAAGGTTTTAAATTTAATAACCCAAACGTGAAAGGCGAATGTGGTTGTGGTGAGAGCTTCAACGTATAA